AACCCCGGAACAGCAGAAACAGGCTGCACATGCATTGTCTCTCTATTTTGAGATGCTGCGGAAAATAGATAATAAAACCCCTTCCGCTCAAATCAATACTGAAAAGGCAGTAAAGGCAACATCCCCCTCCACCCCCTTTATTAAGGGGGAATCTCCCACGAGGGATGAGGCGGCAGCGCTATCAGCATCACAATCCCCCGATAGCAGCGATATCGGGCAAGCTT
This region of Deltaproteobacteria bacterium genomic DNA includes:
- a CDS encoding phage integrase N-terminal SAM-like domain-containing protein; this translates as MQLIPADIWEPFSAVLNKRAVPVSCHADYRKWLRYYLDFRSKYPLPDSKSEHVRLFIQKLREKKQTPEQQKQAAHALSLYFEMLRKIDNKTPSAQINTEKAVKATSPSTPFIKGESPTRDEAAALSASQSPDSSDIGQA